In Aestuariibaculum lutulentum, one DNA window encodes the following:
- a CDS encoding COG1470 family protein: MLFNYLSRLNTSKCFYTSITFLFFIVSGIFSNLNAQRQPLKDDGLKSTFSSDLINIETSVGQVFRYTTTLENNATEDQIYQLTAKVPEGWKAIFKAKGKQVTSIKVDRGKKEIINLEFYPSYEAKPKKYEVPVIAKSTQESLSLNLEAVVSGAYELKMTTSTGRLSDKITEGEKKEIQLTVKNTGSLSLTDIELNSKTPPKWSAVFKPSKIDKLSPGETENVTVTLTVPDKTIAGDYMTTFTAKNTNTKDEAVFRISVVTSLASGLLGAIIILIAILVVYILIRKYGRR; this comes from the coding sequence ATGTTATTCAATTATTTATCTAGACTAAACACTTCTAAGTGTTTCTACACATCAATCACATTTCTTTTTTTTATTGTTTCTGGAATCTTTTCAAACTTAAATGCCCAAAGACAGCCATTAAAGGATGATGGTTTAAAATCTACTTTCTCTTCCGATTTAATTAATATAGAAACTTCGGTCGGTCAGGTATTTCGCTATACCACAACACTTGAAAATAACGCAACTGAAGATCAAATTTACCAACTAACAGCTAAGGTTCCTGAAGGTTGGAAAGCGATTTTTAAAGCCAAAGGAAAACAAGTCACTTCCATTAAGGTCGATCGTGGTAAGAAGGAAATAATTAACTTAGAATTCTACCCATCGTATGAAGCGAAACCTAAGAAATATGAAGTTCCTGTAATTGCAAAATCAACACAAGAATCTCTAAGTTTAAATTTAGAAGCTGTTGTAAGCGGAGCCTATGAATTGAAAATGACCACTTCCACAGGTAGATTGAGTGATAAAATAACTGAAGGAGAAAAAAAAGAAATCCAGTTAACCGTTAAAAATACCGGATCTTTAAGTTTAACCGATATTGAACTGAATAGTAAAACACCTCCAAAATGGAGTGCGGTATTTAAACCTTCAAAGATTGATAAACTTTCTCCCGGCGAAACAGAAAATGTAACAGTTACCTTAACCGTACCAGACAAAACTATTGCTGGCGATTACATGACCACGTTTACGGCAAAAAATACTAATACAAAAGATGAAGCTGTATTCAGAATATCAGTTGTGACTTCCTTGGCTTCTGGATTACTTGGAGCTATAATTATATTAATAGCTATTCTTGTTGTTTATATTTTGATTCGCAAATACGGAAGAAGATAA
- a CDS encoding metallophosphoesterase family protein has product MTKILLLSDTHSYIDEHILNHVRQADEVWHAGDIGDLQVTDAIKALKPLRGVYGNIDNSEIRTEFPENNRFMCEGVDVWMTHIGGYPNAYNMRVREAIKANPPKLFICGHSHILKVMPDKKLNLLHMNPGAVGKHGFHKIRTMLRFTIDKGKIDNLEVIEFENRY; this is encoded by the coding sequence ATGACCAAAATCCTGTTACTTTCAGACACGCACAGTTATATAGACGAGCATATTTTAAACCACGTTAGGCAAGCAGACGAGGTCTGGCATGCAGGTGATATTGGCGACTTACAAGTCACCGATGCCATTAAAGCCTTAAAACCACTACGTGGAGTTTACGGTAACATTGACAACTCGGAAATTCGTACCGAGTTCCCAGAAAACAACCGGTTTATGTGTGAAGGTGTTGATGTTTGGATGACCCATATTGGCGGCTATCCTAATGCGTATAACATGCGAGTGCGTGAAGCGATAAAAGCCAATCCCCCAAAATTGTTTATCTGTGGGCATTCTCACATTTTAAAAGTGATGCCCGATAAAAAATTAAATTTGTTACACATGAATCCTGGAGCAGTTGGTAAACACGGGTTTCATAAAATACGTACCATGCTACGTTTTACCATAGACAAAGGTAAAATTGATAATCTGGAAGTGATTGAATTTGAAAATAGGTATTAG
- a CDS encoding ABC transporter permease → MAISYTDFSFSKSLNKSVPIWAMVRKEISDHIRSWQFIILLMIIVFTFFASMYIAISNLNSAISNTKDPDHLLIYLKLLTITDGSLPPFHVFISFLGPLLGISLGFNAINSEQQNGTLIRVMAQPIYRDNLLLSKFISVTILISTMFLTLSLLMIGGGLLITGVPIEFEEVVRILSYIIICVFYVEFWFSLSIIFSIRFKQAATAAIAAIGLWLFFTIFYNMIIKVIAKVIIPKSNMFSSSPYSWIEMLFHMAPNQLYTDATTTLLMPKVRSLGPMSMEQMAGAIPNSLPIRDSLLIVWPQVSGLISVTIACFALAYYFFMRKEIKC, encoded by the coding sequence ATGGCAATATCTTATACTGATTTCTCATTTAGTAAATCATTAAACAAGAGTGTTCCAATTTGGGCCATGGTTAGAAAGGAGATTTCTGATCACATTAGAAGTTGGCAGTTCATTATTTTACTAATGATTATTGTTTTTACATTCTTTGCGTCTATGTATATCGCAATAAGCAATTTAAATTCGGCCATTTCTAATACTAAAGACCCCGATCATTTATTGATATATCTTAAACTATTAACCATAACCGATGGTAGTTTGCCTCCTTTTCATGTATTTATTAGTTTTTTAGGGCCATTATTAGGCATAAGCCTAGGATTTAATGCTATCAATTCGGAACAACAAAACGGAACACTAATTAGAGTAATGGCCCAACCTATTTACAGAGATAACCTATTATTATCCAAGTTTATTAGTGTCACCATTCTTATAAGTACTATGTTTTTAACCCTATCTCTTCTCATGATTGGTGGAGGTTTACTTATAACAGGTGTGCCCATTGAGTTTGAAGAAGTAGTAAGAATACTTAGTTACATTATTATATGTGTATTTTATGTTGAATTCTGGTTTAGTCTATCTATTATATTTTCAATTAGATTTAAACAAGCCGCTACAGCGGCAATAGCCGCAATAGGTCTTTGGTTATTTTTTACGATATTCTACAATATGATCATTAAAGTGATTGCTAAAGTGATAATTCCAAAATCAAACATGTTTTCTTCTAGTCCATATTCATGGATTGAAATGTTGTTTCATATGGCCCCTAATCAATTATATACTGATGCTACTACAACACTTTTAATGCCGAAAGTAAGAAGTCTAGGCCCTATGAGTATGGAACAAATGGCTGGAGCAATTCCTAATTCATTACCAATTCGAGACAGCCTTTTAATTGTTTGGCCTCAAGTTAGTGGCTTAATATCTGTAACTATTGCCTGTTTTGCTTTGGCTTATTATTTCTTTATGAGAAAAGAGATTAAATGTTAG
- a CDS encoding ABC transporter ATP-binding protein has product MKTSIIELKGLTKRYGSINVVDHLDLNIHKGEIFGLLGPNGAGKTTTILMMLGLIEPTSGIAKVCGHNSISSPINVKSKVGYMPDNVGFYDHMTGLENLVYIGQLNGLSRLEAEKSAISTMKTVGLDNALNTKTAAYSRGMKQRLGLADVLIKEPEVIIMDEPTLGIDPSGVQGFLKLIKTLSRKHGLTVLLSSHHLNQVQKICDRVGIFVKGKLLAQGNIEQLSEQLFSQTSHQVNITLSEPVKLTQEEELALQELAKVEHIYKENSQIYINCNKTLTPSIVRFLVERNYNIIGVHQKTYGLEDIYQKYFENQHLNV; this is encoded by the coding sequence ATGAAAACATCAATTATAGAACTCAAAGGGCTCACAAAACGCTATGGTTCTATTAATGTAGTAGATCATTTAGACCTTAATATTCATAAAGGGGAAATTTTTGGTTTACTCGGACCTAACGGAGCCGGAAAAACAACGACTATTCTAATGATGCTAGGGCTAATTGAACCTACATCAGGAATTGCTAAAGTTTGTGGACACAACTCAATATCCAGTCCTATAAATGTAAAAAGTAAAGTAGGTTATATGCCGGACAATGTAGGCTTTTATGATCATATGACCGGACTTGAAAATTTAGTTTATATAGGGCAATTAAATGGGCTTTCCAGATTGGAAGCCGAGAAATCGGCTATAAGCACTATGAAAACTGTAGGCTTGGATAATGCTCTTAATACCAAAACGGCTGCATATTCAAGAGGTATGAAACAGCGTTTGGGTCTGGCAGATGTTTTAATTAAAGAACCTGAAGTTATCATTATGGATGAACCCACACTTGGAATAGACCCCAGTGGCGTTCAAGGCTTCTTAAAACTAATTAAAACATTAAGTCGCAAGCATGGACTTACTGTTTTACTGTCTTCTCACCATTTAAATCAGGTTCAAAAAATATGCGATCGTGTAGGGATTTTTGTAAAAGGAAAATTATTAGCACAAGGAAACATTGAACAATTATCTGAACAACTCTTCTCACAAACATCGCATCAAGTTAACATTACTCTTAGCGAACCTGTAAAATTAACCCAGGAGGAAGAACTGGCATTACAGGAACTAGCAAAAGTTGAACATATCTACAAAGAAAATAGTCAAATTTATATTAACTGTAATAAGACTTTAACTCCAAGCATTGTAAGGTTTTTGGTTGAGAGGAATTATAACATTATTGGCGTTCATCAAAAAACCTATGGATTGGAAGATATCTATCAAAAATATTTTGAAAACCAACACTTAAACGTATAA